Proteins from a genomic interval of Mesobacillus sp. S13:
- a CDS encoding sensor domain-containing diguanylate cyclase, producing the protein MEELLEREIILELKSKFFDLISTGSFSFSSSEVLSKMMAILKELLKAHEVDFYSCQEWNQGMFLEATSRLSTDDGVLENFPHCLVNEFAAKPYTFIKYPESMPQHELLLVLKDNEKPKGLFGFQMNSDILNRLSDRFLNKLSFECNVFIQKVRSLAETLEEEKRYKQLFRVTKKFHSTMDMDAVLGEIISTLRDVYPSFTYYLLLSHDHKGYDGLPVRDLEYDSDNLTAMQSYVSGQIQFEDSVIEKNSIMYAPLKGKQGVYGVLQVIAPNSQVFPQNEVEFIKLLANTAGSALENAKLYEQSRKLIADLQLINETSHQLNTSLRLTDTMKFICGQIIKSFNAQEVGFIMLDEEHDDYSVLQGSTSFFFSKDASNYILRVAKRVRQDMEPLFLGDISADREDSPLHFHSIMGVPMIQSGELKGFALVMHEEPYHFAFDTFKLLQSLIHHSTLAFTNSMLREELEKMVVTDHLTKLYSRGYLDEKMNLSMLEDQQGTFILIDIDNFKSVNDQYGHQIGDEVLIQLARQIVNNIRGTDIGARWGGEELAIYLPGAPLETGVRIANRLVDKVEKNTNPNVTVSCGVSTWIRGQEDTTKTVFKRADQALYVAKGSGKNKVVVQNEDNLDFSGTQE; encoded by the coding sequence ATGGAAGAATTATTAGAACGGGAAATTATATTGGAACTGAAAAGCAAATTTTTCGATTTGATCAGCACTGGCAGCTTCTCTTTTTCTTCCTCCGAGGTTCTCTCGAAAATGATGGCTATTTTAAAAGAACTTCTGAAAGCACATGAGGTCGACTTTTACAGCTGCCAGGAATGGAATCAAGGAATGTTCTTGGAGGCTACAAGCCGTCTATCGACTGATGACGGGGTTTTGGAAAATTTTCCTCACTGCCTTGTGAATGAATTTGCAGCTAAACCGTATACCTTCATTAAATATCCGGAATCCATGCCCCAGCATGAATTGCTGCTCGTTTTGAAGGATAATGAAAAACCAAAGGGCTTGTTTGGCTTCCAAATGAACAGTGATATCCTAAACCGATTGTCAGACCGCTTCCTCAATAAGCTATCATTTGAATGCAATGTGTTCATTCAGAAAGTGCGTAGCCTGGCGGAAACATTAGAGGAAGAAAAACGGTATAAGCAATTATTCAGGGTAACGAAGAAATTCCATTCAACCATGGATATGGATGCCGTGCTGGGTGAAATCATTTCAACCCTTAGGGACGTATATCCATCCTTTACTTATTACCTGCTGTTGTCCCATGACCATAAGGGGTACGATGGATTACCGGTCAGAGACCTTGAATACGACAGCGATAACCTGACTGCTATGCAATCCTATGTAAGCGGACAGATTCAGTTCGAGGATTCTGTCATCGAAAAAAATTCTATCATGTACGCACCTTTAAAAGGAAAACAGGGTGTTTATGGTGTTTTGCAAGTCATTGCTCCTAACTCACAGGTTTTCCCGCAAAACGAAGTAGAGTTTATCAAGCTGCTCGCCAATACTGCAGGGAGTGCGCTTGAAAATGCCAAGCTTTATGAGCAATCCAGGAAATTGATTGCCGATTTGCAGCTGATCAATGAAACTTCCCATCAGTTGAATACAAGTTTGCGGTTGACAGATACGATGAAATTTATCTGCGGACAAATCATTAAGTCCTTTAATGCCCAGGAAGTCGGATTCATTATGCTTGACGAAGAGCATGATGACTACTCGGTCCTCCAAGGAAGCACCAGCTTTTTCTTTTCGAAGGATGCGTCCAACTATATTTTAAGGGTCGCCAAACGGGTCAGGCAGGATATGGAGCCGCTGTTCCTCGGAGATATCTCAGCTGATCGCGAAGACTCTCCCCTGCACTTCCACTCGATCATGGGTGTGCCGATGATCCAAAGCGGAGAATTAAAAGGATTTGCGCTTGTCATGCATGAAGAGCCTTATCACTTTGCGTTTGATACATTCAAGCTGCTTCAGTCTCTTATCCATCATTCCACTCTGGCTTTCACAAATTCAATGCTTCGGGAAGAGCTGGAGAAAATGGTCGTGACCGATCATTTGACGAAGCTATATTCTCGTGGATATTTGGATGAAAAGATGAATCTTTCCATGCTGGAAGACCAGCAGGGAACCTTTATATTAATTGATATTGATAATTTTAAAAGTGTCAATGATCAGTATGGCCATCAGATTGGAGACGAAGTACTCATTCAGCTGGCTCGACAGATTGTCAATAATATCCGCGGAACAGACATTGGTGCGAGATGGGGAGGAGAGGAGCTGGCGATTTACTTGCCAGGAGCCCCGCTTGAGACCGGTGTGAGGATTGCGAATAGGCTGGTTGATAAAGTTGAGAAGAATACAAATCCGAATGTCACGGTTTCATGCGGTGTATCCACATGGATCAGGGGACAGGAGGACACAACCAAGACTGTGTTCAAAAGGGCAGACCAGGCTTTATACGTTGCAAAAGGATCAGGTAAAAATAAAGTAGTCGTCCAGAATGAAGACAATTTAGACTTTAGTGGCACTCAGGAATGA
- the rpsD gene encoding 30S ribosomal protein S4: MARYTGPSWKLSRRLGISLSGTGKELEKRPYAPGPHGPNQRKKLSEYGLQLQEKQKLRHMYGVTERQFRNLFDKAGKMPGKHGENFMILLEARLDNVVYRLGLARTRRAARQLVNHGHIMVDGARVDIPSYRVAPGQTITLREKSRNLDVVKEAIEVNNFVPDFLTFDADKLEGTFTRMPERSELPAEINEALIVEFYSR, translated from the coding sequence ATGGCTCGTTATACCGGCCCAAGCTGGAAACTATCCCGCCGTCTTGGAATTTCACTAAGCGGTACAGGTAAAGAATTAGAAAAACGCCCTTACGCACCAGGTCCTCATGGTCCTAACCAGCGTAAAAAGCTATCCGAATACGGATTACAACTTCAAGAGAAGCAAAAGCTTCGTCACATGTACGGAGTTACTGAGCGCCAGTTCCGTAACTTGTTCGACAAAGCAGGCAAAATGCCTGGTAAGCACGGCGAAAACTTCATGATTCTTCTTGAAGCACGCCTTGACAACGTTGTTTACCGTCTTGGTCTTGCTCGCACTCGTCGTGCAGCTCGCCAGTTAGTAAACCACGGCCACATCATGGTTGATGGCGCACGCGTAGATATCCCATCTTACCGCGTAGCTCCTGGCCAGACAATCACACTTCGTGAAAAGTCTCGTAACCTTGACGTAGTTAAAGAAGCAATCGAAGTAAACAACTTCGTACCTGACTTCTTGACTTTCGATGCAGACAAGCTAGAAGGAACTTTCACTCGCATGCCTGAGCGTTCAGAACTTCCAGCTGAAATCAACGAAGCTCTTATCGTTGAATTCTACTCTCGTTAA
- the tyrS gene encoding tyrosine--tRNA ligase: MELLKDLEWRGIIYQQTDEEGMKDLLSKEKISLYCGVDPTADSMHIGHLLPFLTLRRFQNAGHRPIVLVGGATGLIGDPSGKSEERKLQTLEQVQLNVDGIRKQLEQIFSVEGENGALMVNNYDWAGSMDVVTFLRDFGKHVGVNYMLAKDTIASRLDTGISFTEFTYTILQAMDFFHLYEKHDCKLQIGGSDQWGNITTGLELIRKMSAEGSKAFGMTIPLVTKADGTKFGKSESGAVWLDPEKTSPYEFYQFWINTADADVVKYLKFFTFLEKEEIEALEKAVEEEPHLRKAQKALAEEMTRMIHGEESLQQAIRISAALFSGDIKNLSADEIKQGFKDVPSFTVEGEEEQGLVDLLVAAKISPSKRQAREDVSNGAVSLNGERVTDTAYVLSDADKIEGQFTIVRRGKKKYFMIKY; the protein is encoded by the coding sequence ATGGAATTACTTAAGGATCTCGAATGGCGCGGGATTATTTACCAGCAAACAGATGAAGAGGGAATGAAGGACCTGCTTTCGAAGGAGAAAATTTCACTATACTGTGGTGTCGATCCTACAGCGGATAGCATGCATATTGGTCATCTTCTTCCGTTTTTGACATTGCGACGCTTCCAGAATGCAGGTCATCGTCCGATCGTTCTAGTCGGAGGCGCGACTGGACTGATTGGTGACCCAAGCGGAAAGAGTGAGGAACGCAAGCTTCAAACTCTCGAACAGGTACAGCTGAATGTTGACGGAATCAGAAAGCAGTTGGAGCAAATTTTCAGCGTGGAAGGTGAAAACGGTGCGCTGATGGTCAACAACTACGACTGGGCCGGTTCCATGGATGTCGTTACATTCCTTCGTGACTTCGGTAAGCATGTGGGTGTGAATTACATGCTTGCCAAGGATACAATCGCTTCAAGGCTTGACACAGGTATTTCGTTCACAGAATTCACATACACAATCCTGCAAGCAATGGATTTCTTCCATTTATATGAGAAGCATGATTGCAAGCTCCAGATTGGCGGAAGTGACCAGTGGGGCAATATTACAACAGGTCTCGAATTAATCCGTAAAATGTCTGCGGAAGGTTCCAAGGCTTTTGGCATGACAATCCCGCTTGTCACGAAGGCGGACGGAACGAAATTCGGGAAGTCAGAAAGCGGCGCTGTATGGCTCGACCCGGAAAAGACGTCTCCATACGAGTTCTACCAGTTCTGGATCAACACAGCTGATGCAGATGTTGTGAAATACTTGAAGTTCTTCACTTTCTTAGAAAAAGAAGAAATCGAAGCGCTTGAAAAAGCGGTTGAGGAAGAACCACATCTGCGCAAGGCTCAAAAAGCCCTTGCTGAAGAAATGACACGCATGATCCATGGTGAAGAATCCCTTCAGCAGGCAATCAGAATCTCAGCAGCACTTTTCAGCGGTGACATAAAAAACCTGAGCGCTGATGAAATCAAACAAGGCTTCAAGGACGTTCCTTCTTTTACAGTAGAAGGGGAAGAGGAACAAGGGTTAGTCGACTTGCTCGTTGCAGCAAAAATCTCACCATCCAAGCGCCAGGCACGTGAAGATGTATCAAACGGCGCTGTCTCCCTGAACGGAGAGCGTGTAACCGATACTGCATATGTTCTTAGTGATGCAGACAAGATCGAGGGACAGTTCACCATCGTCCGCCGCGGCAAGAAGAAGTACTTTATGATTAAGTACTAG
- a CDS encoding transglycosylase domain-containing protein — MHEGKQAWKEKLKSFGAFFTNKKTVKGARITYSVVWNMLLLLIIVLVLGGGFAAGAGAGYFASLVKDEQIRPYENMRKDIYNYEETSDLYFDNDVYLGKLRTDLYREEVKLDDMSKHLVNAVVATEDEYFYEHDGVVPKAIMRALFQEVTNSATSSGGSTLTQQLIKNQILTNEVSFERKAKEILLALRLEKFFDKKEILEAYLNVATFGRNANGSNIAGVQAAAKGIFGKDAKDLSLPQAAFIAGLPQSPFGYTPFSSDHGKLKDPAGLEPGLSRYKTVISRMHGAGFITDDEFKEAIDYDITKDFVKEVPSDNTVEQYPFLTFEIEARSVEILANILAERDGYELEDLKKDEKLLAEYHALADRDIRQNGYKIYTTINKEIYEKMQETAKNYPYYGSEKPQEVPDPDDPNKTIVIQEPVEIGATLIENKSGKIISFVGGRNFKREQTNHATRAPRQNGSTMKPLLVYAPAMELGTLHPGSILPDVQVFLNGPNKAWPNNYDMRYSGLTTARHALTKSYNVPAVLAYKNILNQRPATFLDKMGFSNLQPDDYTNKATAIGSLRGGVTVEENTNAFGTFANGGKFIDAYMIEKIVDKNGEIVFQHKSEPVDVFSPQTSYLTIDMMRDVINRGTATAVKGRLKFGSDWAGKTGTGHEYIDSWFVATNPNVSFGVWLGYDTPKALERRYKGLSYGVRTQYIWADLMNDAYDVAPQLVDPEERFKMPGGIVKRSYCAVSGLLPSSACSKAGLVESDYFIAKYAPTKVDDSLVENKFVTVGDKRYIALDSTPAEFTDTGVILNPEYMESIIGHKIRDPQQLIPKKDAWNKILVADDKLSENGKTPGALGITLSGKTITWGKHPENDIVGYRIYNNKKKVGSIKAGEALSFNAGDGSFYVTAVDIAGKESAPSNIIEIGQKPEPKDPPADPKPKDPPPTDPKPKDPPKPPPPPPGDGDGDGNGDGEGDGDGTGDGN; from the coding sequence ATGCATGAAGGAAAACAGGCTTGGAAAGAGAAGCTTAAATCCTTTGGTGCTTTTTTTACGAATAAAAAGACCGTAAAAGGAGCCAGGATTACTTATTCGGTTGTCTGGAACATGCTGTTGTTATTGATCATTGTATTGGTTCTCGGCGGTGGTTTCGCCGCAGGTGCAGGTGCAGGCTACTTCGCATCCCTTGTCAAAGATGAACAAATCCGACCTTATGAAAACATGAGGAAAGATATATACAACTATGAAGAAACCTCGGATTTATATTTTGATAATGATGTTTATCTTGGCAAGCTCCGAACGGACCTCTATCGTGAGGAAGTCAAGCTTGATGATATGTCGAAGCATTTAGTAAATGCTGTAGTCGCAACTGAAGATGAGTATTTTTACGAGCATGATGGTGTTGTACCAAAAGCAATCATGCGTGCCCTTTTCCAGGAGGTCACAAACTCAGCAACATCCTCCGGGGGAAGTACACTGACACAGCAGCTCATCAAGAACCAAATCCTGACGAATGAAGTTTCCTTCGAGCGAAAAGCGAAAGAAATCCTGCTCGCACTTCGTCTCGAGAAATTTTTCGATAAAAAGGAAATCCTTGAAGCCTATCTGAATGTCGCTACATTCGGTCGAAACGCAAATGGCAGTAACATCGCCGGTGTCCAGGCCGCAGCAAAGGGAATTTTCGGAAAAGATGCGAAGGACCTGTCACTGCCTCAGGCAGCTTTCATTGCCGGACTTCCGCAGAGTCCATTCGGCTATACACCCTTCAGCAGCGACCACGGCAAGTTGAAGGATCCTGCAGGACTTGAGCCTGGCCTATCAAGATACAAAACGGTCATTTCAAGAATGCACGGAGCAGGCTTCATTACGGATGATGAGTTCAAGGAAGCAATCGACTATGATATCACAAAGGACTTTGTAAAAGAGGTTCCAAGCGATAACACGGTTGAGCAATATCCCTTTTTGACGTTTGAAATCGAGGCACGTTCCGTTGAAATTCTGGCTAATATTCTTGCAGAAAGAGATGGATATGAACTCGAAGATTTGAAAAAAGATGAGAAATTACTGGCAGAATATCATGCACTTGCAGACCGAGACATTCGCCAGAATGGTTATAAGATTTATACGACCATCAATAAAGAGATTTATGAAAAGATGCAGGAAACTGCAAAGAATTATCCTTACTATGGAAGTGAAAAACCTCAGGAAGTTCCTGATCCGGATGATCCGAACAAAACAATTGTCATCCAGGAGCCAGTTGAAATCGGTGCCACTTTGATTGAAAATAAATCTGGTAAAATCATCAGCTTTGTCGGTGGCCGCAACTTTAAGCGTGAACAGACGAACCATGCCACAAGGGCTCCTAGACAGAATGGCTCAACGATGAAGCCGCTTCTTGTGTATGCACCAGCGATGGAGCTAGGGACCTTGCATCCTGGTTCAATTCTTCCAGACGTACAGGTATTTTTAAATGGCCCTAACAAGGCATGGCCTAATAACTATGATATGAGATACAGCGGTTTGACAACAGCAAGACATGCGCTGACAAAATCCTATAACGTACCAGCAGTTCTTGCGTATAAAAATATATTGAACCAACGTCCGGCTACCTTCCTTGATAAAATGGGATTTTCGAATTTGCAACCTGATGATTATACCAACAAAGCTACCGCTATCGGTTCATTGCGCGGCGGTGTTACAGTCGAAGAAAACACCAACGCATTTGGTACATTCGCTAATGGCGGGAAATTCATCGATGCTTACATGATCGAGAAGATCGTCGATAAAAATGGTGAGATCGTATTCCAGCATAAATCTGAACCAGTAGATGTGTTCAGTCCACAGACTTCTTACTTAACGATTGATATGATGCGTGATGTTATTAACCGAGGTACTGCGACTGCGGTAAAAGGCAGGCTGAAGTTCGGTTCTGACTGGGCTGGTAAAACAGGAACAGGTCATGAATATATTGATTCGTGGTTTGTGGCAACCAACCCGAATGTGTCTTTCGGTGTTTGGCTTGGATACGATACGCCAAAAGCACTTGAAAGAAGGTACAAAGGGCTGAGTTATGGAGTCCGTACTCAATACATCTGGGCAGACCTGATGAACGACGCTTACGATGTTGCTCCACAGCTAGTCGATCCTGAAGAACGATTCAAGATGCCTGGTGGAATCGTCAAGAGATCTTATTGTGCAGTATCCGGATTGCTCCCTTCAAGTGCTTGCTCTAAAGCAGGTCTTGTTGAATCGGATTACTTCATTGCGAAATATGCACCAACTAAAGTGGACGACAGTCTCGTTGAAAACAAATTTGTCACTGTCGGCGATAAGCGCTATATAGCACTTGATTCCACTCCGGCTGAATTCACGGACACTGGGGTAATACTGAATCCAGAGTATATGGAAAGCATCATTGGCCATAAAATAAGAGATCCACAGCAGCTCATTCCTAAAAAGGATGCGTGGAACAAGATTCTTGTTGCGGACGATAAGCTGAGTGAGAATGGCAAGACTCCTGGAGCATTGGGAATCACGCTTTCCGGCAAGACCATTACATGGGGCAAGCACCCAGAAAATGATATTGTCGGATACAGAATCTATAACAACAAGAAAAAAGTCGGCAGCATCAAGGCAGGAGAAGCCCTAAGCTTCAATGCAGGTGACGGATCATTCTATGTTACGGCAGTCGATATTGCCGGAAAAGAATCCGCACCATCCAATATCATTGAAATCGGGCAGAAGCCAGAGCCTAAGGATCCTCCGGCCGATCCTAAACCGAAAGACCCGCCGCCAACTGACCCTAAACCAAAGGACCCTCCTAAGCCACCGCCGCCACCTCCTGGAGATGGAGATGGAGATGGGAACGGAGATGGTGAAGGAGACGGAGATGGGACTGGCGATGGAAATTAG